A genome region from Thermoanaerobacterium xylanolyticum LX-11 includes the following:
- a CDS encoding sigma-70 family RNA polymerase sigma factor: protein MNKEFVLHKIKPFLDKNNAINETAFDKLFSMLDLHQQYEIINILIDENIEITYDDNGQIVNDTLTKQEKVSAEKIKFLTNEQLCILYQQGNKWALEALVDRNKKLVMSRAYKCFKRYKLNIDEDDLVQYGYFGLIKAAERFDIKRETKFVTYATWWIDQAIKRSICDYGFIIRLPVHYFDEINKVLNILSIHFDLSKEAIIKILEENGISKDKYDDIMFVIENVLSIDSLNKYVNPNSGDGDTELLDLIVDKTNPTVEEEIDLKLLKETINNILDTLKSREKEVIRMRFGLDGGDEMTLERIGKEFNITRERIRQIEEKAIKKLRHPSRSKKLRDFILR from the coding sequence ATGAATAAGGAATTCGTTTTACACAAAATTAAGCCTTTTTTAGACAAAAATAATGCAATTAATGAGACTGCTTTTGACAAGTTGTTTTCAATGCTTGATCTGCACCAACAGTATGAAATTATAAATATATTGATAGATGAAAATATCGAAATTACTTATGATGATAATGGTCAAATAGTAAATGATACTTTGACAAAACAAGAAAAAGTATCTGCTGAGAAAATTAAATTTCTGACGAATGAACAATTATGTATATTGTACCAGCAAGGCAATAAATGGGCATTAGAAGCACTTGTAGACAGAAATAAAAAACTTGTTATGAGTAGAGCTTACAAATGTTTTAAAAGATATAAGTTAAATATTGATGAAGATGATTTAGTGCAGTATGGCTATTTTGGCTTAATAAAAGCTGCAGAGCGTTTTGATATAAAAAGAGAGACTAAGTTTGTGACATATGCTACTTGGTGGATAGATCAAGCTATTAAAAGGAGTATATGTGATTATGGATTTATTATAAGATTACCTGTTCATTATTTTGATGAAATTAACAAAGTTTTAAATATATTAAGTATACATTTTGATTTATCGAAAGAAGCGATAATAAAAATATTAGAAGAAAATGGAATATCTAAAGACAAGTATGACGACATAATGTTTGTAATAGAAAATGTATTATCTATTGATTCTTTAAACAAATATGTAAACCCAAATTCAGGCGATGGAGATACCGAATTACTTGATTTAATAGTGGATAAAACAAATCCTACAGTAGAAGAAGAGATTGACTTAAAACTATTAAAAGAAACTATTAATAACATATTGGATACATTAAAAAGCAGGGAAAAAGAAGTTATAAGGATGAGATTTGGTTTAGATGGTGGAGATGAGATGACATTAGAGCGAATAGGAAAAGAGTTTAATATCACAAGAGAGAGAATAAGGCAGATAGAAGAAAAAGCAATAAAAAAATTGAGACATCCCTCAAGATCAAAAAAATTGAGAGATTTTATATTGAGGTGA
- a CDS encoding DEAD/DEAH box helicase — protein sequence MINLKNYINEIIQSHLKDDETIVVLKGFDIKLYDSDISISIDTVLKNNKTKYFINLLNERRVITYEEYIMLYAFVLDTFKRVVILENNIYINYFPLYVVIPENIKTLLLINFDDDNESDEEINNLSDYTAIYSNFKNINGKYYVVYNNIISDEKEVRYPVFTKSNDKIDREIITSADKCYKLDAEESYIAFLNEINEEKVNDIYILWDRYNNYNLYSDKLQILKNLYKNHINIKIGYIIDKESQITIRRGFYEILKKYWGKDAFREIKMYDIDRLYNKEKVVKNVSQGEIIERIVEEVEKCYRGENYRDIFVTAPTGSGKSAMFQIPAIYLAENYELFTIVISPLIGLMNDQVYNLDKKNYKYARTINSDISPVERQAILNEIADKKCHILYLSPESLLSKSDLEQIIGDRQLGLLVIDEAHIVTTWGKQFRPDYWYLGDHLDRIKKYQRKNGKHNFVIATFTATAIYGGVEDMYSETIQSLKMIDPITYLGYVKRNDIKINIEKSEITITQKDEYELNKFDKLIQKINKTMILGQKMLIYFPTIALINRFYEYCIVNDLGKYITKYHGRLTSYEKKENYIKFKENKTPIMLATKAFGMGIDIDDIDIIAHFAPTGNVCDYVQEIGRAARKPELIGEAYYNFMKNDFKHINKLHGLSTVKEYQLINIIKKVYELYLENIRNNSNKKLTKKRNAMLIDAESFQHIFENSFSDEEDGINKVKTAMLLIQKDFERRFAFSPFSVRPIPLFEIGYFKIEAQIQKDMIKRYGDVLHIEDGYPGICSVNLKKIWEENFYEKYSFPKFKYMLYSKDKELNFEYKNEMYPALCVEIHFKDFNYLNTYDKIMNTIKDIIFNAVRDSKFYNIDGKDGLVDLLIAKTGDNEYKAKSIIETIISSMSIFQRDYNKNIHSRIYTVKPLKTGEIKYRFMSGVTEYFKWVNRIFDYIINNAENGRMYIVDDIENGNIKEVMLILGLIESLDLLTFKSLGGKNSQIYIYVNQTKTLKEIIEKPYRYKNRLLEIIGERHKISVKMLTYLFDGNFSNEEFWDLIENYFLGILPKEICD from the coding sequence TTGATAAATTTAAAAAATTATATTAATGAAATAATACAAAGCCATTTAAAAGATGATGAAACCATTGTAGTTTTAAAAGGATTTGACATAAAGTTATATGATAGTGATATATCAATAAGTATTGATACCGTTTTAAAAAATAATAAAACAAAGTATTTTATTAATTTATTAAATGAAAGACGCGTAATTACTTACGAAGAATATATTATGCTATATGCGTTTGTATTAGATACGTTTAAGAGAGTTGTGATTCTTGAAAACAATATTTATATAAATTATTTCCCTTTATACGTTGTTATTCCTGAAAACATAAAAACCCTTTTACTGATTAACTTTGATGATGATAATGAATCAGATGAGGAAATCAACAATTTATCGGATTATACAGCAATATATAGTAATTTTAAAAATATCAATGGTAAATATTATGTGGTATATAATAATATAATATCAGATGAAAAAGAAGTAAGATATCCTGTATTTACAAAGTCAAATGATAAAATTGATAGAGAAATTATTACATCCGCAGATAAATGTTATAAATTAGATGCAGAAGAAAGCTATATAGCGTTTTTGAATGAAATAAATGAAGAAAAAGTAAATGATATATATATATTGTGGGATAGATATAACAATTATAATCTATATTCGGATAAATTACAGATTTTAAAGAATTTATATAAAAACCATATAAATATAAAAATAGGATACATTATAGATAAAGAAAGTCAAATAACGATTAGAAGAGGTTTTTATGAAATATTAAAAAAATATTGGGGAAAAGATGCTTTTAGAGAAATTAAGATGTATGATATTGATAGATTATACAACAAAGAAAAAGTTGTAAAAAATGTATCTCAAGGTGAAATAATTGAAAGAATAGTTGAAGAAGTTGAGAAGTGTTATAGAGGGGAAAATTACAGAGATATTTTTGTAACTGCACCTACTGGCTCAGGAAAATCTGCTATGTTTCAGATTCCTGCAATTTATTTAGCAGAAAATTATGAACTTTTTACTATAGTTATTTCACCATTAATTGGCCTTATGAATGATCAGGTATATAATTTAGACAAGAAAAATTATAAATATGCAAGAACTATAAATTCAGACATATCGCCAGTAGAGCGGCAAGCAATATTGAATGAAATAGCTGATAAAAAATGCCATATACTATATCTGTCTCCAGAATCGCTTTTAAGCAAAAGTGATTTAGAGCAGATAATAGGAGATCGCCAATTGGGCTTGTTAGTAATCGATGAGGCTCACATAGTTACGACATGGGGTAAGCAATTTAGACCTGATTATTGGTATTTAGGAGATCATTTAGATAGAATAAAAAAGTACCAACGCAAAAATGGTAAACATAATTTTGTAATAGCAACATTTACTGCAACCGCTATTTATGGTGGAGTTGAAGATATGTATAGTGAGACAATACAAAGTCTTAAAATGATAGATCCAATCACATATCTAGGTTATGTTAAAAGGAATGATATAAAAATAAATATAGAGAAATCTGAAATTACAATTACACAGAAAGATGAATATGAATTAAACAAATTTGATAAGCTTATACAAAAAATAAATAAAACAATGATATTGGGTCAAAAAATGCTTATCTATTTTCCAACGATAGCGTTAATAAACAGATTTTACGAGTATTGCATAGTCAATGATCTTGGGAAATATATTACAAAATATCATGGCAGGCTTACTTCATACGAAAAGAAGGAGAATTATATTAAATTTAAAGAGAATAAGACTCCTATAATGTTAGCAACAAAAGCATTTGGTATGGGGATTGATATTGACGATATTGATATAATTGCTCATTTTGCACCAACGGGCAATGTATGTGATTATGTACAAGAAATAGGTAGAGCTGCGCGAAAGCCTGAATTGATAGGAGAAGCATATTACAATTTTATGAAAAATGATTTTAAGCATATAAATAAATTGCATGGGTTATCAACTGTAAAAGAGTATCAGCTAATTAATATTATAAAAAAAGTGTATGAACTGTATTTAGAAAATATAAGAAACAATTCAAATAAAAAATTGACAAAAAAAAGGAATGCCATGCTTATAGATGCAGAATCTTTTCAGCATATATTTGAAAATTCGTTTTCTGATGAAGAAGACGGGATAAACAAAGTAAAAACAGCAATGCTATTGATACAAAAGGATTTTGAAAGAAGATTTGCTTTTTCGCCTTTTAGCGTTAGACCTATACCATTATTCGAAATAGGATATTTTAAGATAGAAGCCCAAATTCAAAAGGACATGATTAAGAGATATGGTGATGTTTTGCATATAGAAGATGGTTATCCTGGTATATGCTCTGTCAATTTGAAAAAAATATGGGAAGAAAATTTTTACGAAAAATATTCGTTTCCTAAATTTAAATATATGCTTTATTCAAAAGATAAAGAGCTAAATTTTGAATATAAGAATGAAATGTATCCAGCATTGTGTGTTGAAATACACTTTAAAGACTTTAACTATTTAAATACATATGACAAAATTATGAATACCATAAAAGATATTATTTTTAATGCTGTAAGAGATTCGAAATTTTATAACATAGATGGCAAAGATGGTTTGGTTGATTTGTTGATAGCAAAGACTGGCGATAATGAGTATAAAGCAAAAAGCATAATTGAAACTATTATTTCTTCCATGTCTATTTTTCAAAGAGATTATAATAAAAATATACATAGTAGAATTTATACAGTTAAACCATTGAAGACTGGAGAAATTAAATATAGATTTATGAGCGGTGTTACAGAATATTTCAAATGGGTAAATAGAATATTTGATTATATTATTAACAATGCTGAAAATGGAAGAATGTATATTGTTGACGATATAGAAAATGGCAACATTAAAGAAGTAATGCTTATTTTAGGCTTAATTGAATCCTTAGATTTATTAACATTTAAATCATTAGGTGGAAAAAACAGTCAAATTTATATTTATGTAAACCAAACGAAAACCTTGAAGGAAATAATAGAAAAGCCTTATAGATATAAAAATAGATTGTTGGAAATAATAGGAGAAAGACATAAAATATCTGTAAAAATGCTTACTTATCTTTTTGATGGAAATTTTAGCAATGAAGAATTTTGGGATTTGATAGAAAACTATTTTTTAGGAATATTACCTAAAGAGATATGTGATTAA
- the brxF gene encoding BREX-3 system P-loop-containing protein BrxF produces the protein MLLCENIRDALAILSNEYHKLIIVLTQLDDKAEAVEKISNKYAYDVLNVNLRLSEKLISVPISERWIYVDEYFKKLLNDYKTDVIVLNNIEILFEPHLKVDPLRLLKSVSRYRKIIAIWTGNYTDGVLTYAEPSHPEYRRYKNDDLDFIMVCSNCI, from the coding sequence ATGTTACTATGTGAGAATATTAGAGACGCATTGGCTATTTTGTCAAATGAATATCATAAATTGATAATAGTTTTGACTCAATTAGATGATAAGGCAGAAGCTGTAGAGAAAATATCTAATAAGTATGCATATGATGTTTTGAATGTAAATCTTAGATTATCAGAAAAGTTGATTAGCGTTCCTATATCTGAACGCTGGATATATGTTGATGAATATTTTAAAAAATTACTTAATGACTATAAGACAGACGTGATTGTGTTAAACAACATAGAGATCTTATTTGAGCCACATTTAAAGGTTGATCCATTGCGGTTACTGAAAAGTGTGAGTAGGTACAGAAAGATTATAGCAATCTGGACAGGCAATTATACAGATGGTGTGTTGACGTATGCAGAGCCTTCACATCCAGAATATAGAAGATATAAAAATGATGATCTTGATTTCATAATGGTATGCAGCAACTGCATATAG
- a CDS encoding DUF6079 family protein, whose protein sequence is MRYGDLVYYDPIETIINLKDADDEEKAASLVKSYVMSDNMAENIVNICILQLQFDETIDNKGLFIVGNYGTGKSHLMSVISSIAENEKLLKFVTNDKFKDGMKRIAGKFKVLRFDIGSTDMPLRDIVLSKVEENIHQLGIEYNFPPMNKVANNKDSFMEMMALFEEKYPGKGYLIVVDELFDFLKTRKEQELIKDLAFLREIGEISKSTKIRFMSGVQESLFDNPGFQFVARTILKVKDRFEQIIIKREDISYVVSERILKKDEKQKAYIRSHLEKFSSLYKNMAERMNEFVDLFPIHPAFIEVFEKIYIAEKREVLKTITNLIKNIIDEEVPEDMPGIISYDEYWDFIKDNMSMRTNPDIKDVIDKSNVIEGAILRSFPRPQYKDSAIKIINALSVYRLATGDIRTPIGITVDNIKDDLCLFIRIPEFEEDFLRTTIETIMKDIIRTVNGQFISYNQDNQQYYIDMVRVGIDYDVIIQEKAEKLDDDTLNRYYFGILIKVLDWNAKEYRANFKIWEYSLKWLDKNIERDGYLFMGSPDERSTAQPPRDFYIYFLNLYSKNNRKYIENGKKDEVFFEFTNYDEKLESLLKSYSASMILYDSSANDGKAIYDNKADGFMKEIVKWIKTNVGNCFSVSYNGVTKRILDIAKGTKREDETIKDYIDFVASSCLSLYFADKYPDYPKFKVTITRDNREAMFKYGLNYIAGQKSEHGAKILQTFDLIDNDGNITVENSRYAKYFQDMVNSLPEGKVLNHDDIFVLENEVEVDKEFRLDGEWVALILCTLVYNGEIAITINNKKYDATMLSDLAKLAPNDIVNFSFCDRPKGIPINTLKRLMEIIGLPTGTISNPEKQVEAIKEMNKKFDELISEAHSTIQYVTSGKTIWDKLLFNDAEKKSYKDELNGFISFLNTLKRFNTPGKLRNFRYSKEEIEREFAALKMINRIQKILNFVNSIDAYVVYISKACLVLTDNNDWIKKVEDVKQKIEDTIKNIDNVDLNAAKNDVINELINIKKEYIDIYFEEHRKHRLDYKGDEHKKKILNSSKLYNLRKLKSIDILSGSELTAIEEELGKIHSCFSLTQQDLETEVQCIHCKYRYGDKNELLVYGKLDEIENKIDEIYKKWEEKLLENIEDPFVKINIGYLNDDQQKCINEFIVRRSFPENIDNLFLSSIKDLLKGLDKVEIDSKEFITFITGNGHVTLDDFKNNFMKFIENKVQGKEKDKVRIIIK, encoded by the coding sequence GTGAGATACGGTGATCTTGTATATTACGATCCAATTGAGACGATAATTAATTTGAAAGATGCTGATGATGAAGAAAAAGCGGCTTCTCTTGTTAAATCATATGTGATGTCTGATAATATGGCAGAAAATATTGTTAATATATGTATTTTACAGCTGCAATTTGATGAAACAATTGACAATAAGGGGCTTTTTATCGTTGGTAATTATGGCACAGGTAAGTCCCACTTAATGTCTGTCATATCATCAATTGCCGAAAATGAAAAATTGCTAAAATTTGTAACAAATGACAAGTTTAAAGATGGCATGAAGAGGATAGCTGGAAAATTTAAAGTTTTAAGGTTTGATATTGGTTCTACAGACATGCCATTGAGGGATATAGTTTTGTCTAAAGTTGAAGAAAATATTCATCAGCTGGGAATTGAGTACAATTTTCCGCCCATGAATAAAGTGGCAAATAACAAAGACTCGTTCATGGAAATGATGGCTCTATTTGAAGAGAAGTATCCAGGCAAAGGCTACCTTATTGTAGTTGATGAGCTTTTTGACTTCTTAAAAACAAGAAAAGAACAAGAGCTTATTAAAGATTTAGCCTTTTTAAGGGAAATTGGAGAAATAAGCAAATCAACAAAGATTAGATTTATGTCTGGCGTGCAAGAATCATTGTTTGACAATCCTGGCTTTCAATTTGTGGCAAGGACGATATTAAAAGTAAAAGATAGATTTGAACAAATAATCATAAAAAGAGAAGATATATCCTATGTCGTGTCAGAGAGAATTTTAAAAAAAGATGAAAAGCAAAAAGCATACATCAGAAGCCATCTTGAAAAATTTTCAAGTCTATATAAAAATATGGCAGAGAGAATGAATGAATTTGTAGACTTGTTTCCTATACATCCAGCTTTTATTGAAGTATTTGAAAAAATTTATATAGCTGAAAAAAGAGAAGTTTTAAAGACCATCACGAATCTTATAAAAAATATAATTGATGAAGAAGTACCAGAGGATATGCCTGGAATCATATCTTATGATGAGTATTGGGATTTTATAAAAGACAATATGTCTATGAGGACGAATCCAGATATAAAAGATGTTATCGATAAAAGCAATGTAATAGAAGGAGCAATTTTGCGCTCTTTTCCAAGGCCACAATACAAAGATAGTGCAATAAAGATTATAAACGCATTAAGTGTATATAGGTTGGCTACAGGTGACATACGAACACCAATTGGAATAACAGTTGATAACATAAAAGATGATTTATGCTTATTTATAAGGATCCCAGAGTTTGAAGAAGATTTCTTAAGGACAACAATAGAGACCATAATGAAAGACATAATACGAACTGTCAATGGTCAGTTTATATCCTACAATCAAGATAATCAGCAGTATTACATTGATATGGTTCGAGTCGGTATAGACTATGATGTTATCATACAAGAGAAAGCTGAAAAACTAGACGATGACACTTTAAATCGCTATTACTTTGGAATATTGATAAAGGTTCTTGATTGGAATGCGAAAGAATATAGGGCAAATTTTAAAATTTGGGAATACAGCTTAAAATGGCTTGATAAAAATATTGAGAGAGATGGGTATCTCTTTATGGGGTCTCCAGATGAGAGATCAACAGCACAACCACCGAGAGATTTTTACATATACTTTTTAAATCTATATTCAAAAAATAATAGAAAGTACATTGAAAATGGGAAAAAAGATGAGGTGTTTTTTGAATTTACTAATTACGATGAAAAGCTGGAAAGCTTGTTAAAGTCTTATTCTGCATCGATGATTTTATACGATAGTTCAGCAAATGATGGCAAGGCTATTTATGACAACAAAGCTGATGGCTTTATGAAGGAAATAGTTAAATGGATAAAGACAAATGTTGGAAATTGCTTTAGCGTTTCATATAATGGAGTTACAAAGAGAATTTTAGACATTGCAAAGGGCACAAAAAGAGAAGACGAGACGATAAAAGATTACATAGATTTTGTTGCTTCATCTTGTTTGTCACTGTACTTTGCTGATAAATATCCAGATTATCCGAAGTTTAAAGTTACTATAACTAGAGATAATAGAGAAGCAATGTTTAAATACGGGCTTAATTACATTGCAGGGCAAAAGTCTGAGCATGGAGCAAAAATACTTCAGACATTTGATTTAATCGACAATGATGGAAATATAACAGTTGAAAATTCAAGATATGCTAAGTATTTTCAGGATATGGTGAATAGCTTGCCTGAAGGCAAAGTATTAAACCACGACGATATTTTCGTCTTGGAAAATGAAGTTGAAGTCGATAAAGAGTTTAGATTGGACGGAGAATGGGTAGCTCTCATACTTTGTACTTTAGTGTATAATGGAGAAATTGCAATTACTATAAACAATAAGAAATACGATGCTACTATGCTATCTGATTTGGCGAAGTTAGCTCCAAATGATATTGTCAACTTTTCTTTTTGTGATAGACCAAAGGGGATTCCGATTAATACTTTAAAAAGACTTATGGAGATTATCGGTTTGCCGACAGGAACTATTTCAAATCCGGAAAAGCAGGTAGAAGCAATAAAAGAGATGAATAAAAAATTTGATGAATTAATTAGTGAAGCTCATTCAACAATTCAGTACGTTACTAGCGGTAAGACGATTTGGGATAAGCTGCTATTTAATGATGCTGAGAAAAAGTCATACAAAGATGAATTGAACGGTTTTATATCATTTTTAAATACTCTTAAGAGGTTTAATACGCCAGGAAAATTGAGGAATTTTAGGTATTCTAAAGAAGAGATTGAGAGAGAATTTGCTGCGTTGAAGATGATAAATAGAATTCAAAAAATATTGAATTTTGTTAATAGCATTGATGCTTACGTAGTATACATATCTAAAGCTTGTTTGGTATTAACAGATAATAATGATTGGATTAAAAAAGTGGAAGATGTTAAGCAAAAAATAGAAGATACGATTAAAAATATCGATAATGTTGATCTGAATGCGGCTAAAAACGATGTAATTAATGAGCTGATAAACATTAAAAAAGAGTATATCGATATATACTTTGAAGAGCATAGAAAGCACAGGCTGGACTACAAAGGAGATGAGCATAAAAAGAAAATATTAAACAGCAGCAAGCTTTATAACTTAAGAAAGCTAAAATCAATTGATATACTTAGTGGTTCAGAATTGACTGCAATAGAAGAAGAGCTTGGCAAAATCCATTCATGCTTTAGTTTGACACAACAAGATTTAGAAACAGAAGTCCAGTGCATACATTGCAAGTATAGGTACGGTGATAAAAATGAGTTATTGGTATATGGAAAGTTGGATGAGATAGAAAATAAAATTGATGAGATTTATAAAAAATGGGAAGAAAAATTGCTTGAAAATATTGAAGATCCTTTTGTAAAAATTAATATAGGGTATTTAAATGATGATCAACAGAAGTGTATTAATGAGTTTATTGTAAGAAGATCGTTCCCGGAAAATATAGACAATTTATTTCTATCGTCTATAAAAGACCTTTTAAAAGGACTTGATAAAGTAGAAATAGATTCTAAAGAGTTTATTACTTTTATAACAGGCAATGGTCATGTCACATTGGACGATTTTAAAAACAACTTTATGAAATTTATAGAAAACAAGGTACAAGGCAAAGAAAAAGATAAAGTAAGAATTATAATAAAATGA
- a CDS encoding DNA methyltransferase, which yields MKLTKEMLDSVRNIDGFPIGSDEDIIELSDPPHYTACPNLFINDFIEKYGKPYDEETDDYKCEPYAADVSEGKNDPIYNAHSYHTKVPHKAIMRYILHYTKPGDIVFDGFCGTGMTGVAAQMCGNPDPEFKFKVEKEFEKEGKKVEWGARRAILGDLSPAATFIAYNYNTPVDTEEFEKEAKRILDEVEKECSWMYETIHTIDGVPQKYIDGSVIKGRINYTVWSDVFVCPNCSDEIVFWDIAVNKEDGKVMDEFKCPHCGAAVNKKNLDKAWKTVYDKALDKVINQVKQVPVLINYTVDNKRYEKKPDEFDMELIEKIEEMDISYWYPTDRMLDGEESRRNDRIGITHVHHFYTKRNLCVLSAIYDRIKSSRSLFLHISKFIFTAIVIMATKMSRYGERTGNVSGTLYVPSLIKELNLIEYLKRKLWGAKGILKPLDNIKKFNPNNICLYLGSTINTLIKPNSVDYIFTDPPFGDNLMYSELNFLWESWLKVFTNNKTEAIINKTQKKGLHEYQELMEKCFSEMYRILKPGRWMTVEFHNSKNAVWNAIQEAILKAGFVIANVRTLDKKQGSFKQVTTTTAVKQDLVISAYKPKEGFVKRFLKEAGTEEGVWDFVSQHLEKLPITIEVGDRLDIVDERRDYLLYDSMIAFHIQNGASIPMGSSDFYAGLKKRYIERDGMYFLPDQAAVYDSKRAKLELNDQLSFIIKDEKMAIQWLKYKLLNKPMTYQELQPLFLEELHQGKHENIPELIDILQENFLKDDDGRWYVPDVNRQSDMEKLREKKLLKDFEEYKNSKGKLKTFRSEAIRVGFKECWRNKDYDTIVNVGERLPESFLQEDQTLLMYYDNAQTRLGV from the coding sequence GTGAAGCTAACAAAGGAAATGCTGGACAGTGTACGAAATATAGATGGATTTCCGATAGGAAGTGATGAGGATATAATTGAGCTTTCCGATCCGCCGCACTATACGGCATGTCCCAATCTTTTCATAAATGATTTTATAGAGAAGTATGGTAAGCCGTATGATGAGGAAACTGATGATTACAAATGCGAACCATATGCTGCAGACGTATCAGAAGGGAAAAACGACCCTATATACAATGCTCATTCGTATCACACAAAAGTACCTCACAAAGCCATAATGAGGTATATACTTCATTATACAAAGCCAGGCGATATCGTCTTTGATGGATTTTGCGGAACCGGCATGACAGGTGTTGCTGCACAAATGTGCGGCAATCCAGATCCAGAATTTAAGTTTAAAGTGGAAAAAGAGTTTGAAAAAGAAGGCAAAAAAGTAGAGTGGGGTGCGAGAAGGGCGATACTTGGCGATCTATCGCCTGCTGCAACATTTATCGCATACAATTACAATACGCCTGTTGATACTGAAGAATTCGAAAAAGAAGCAAAAAGAATCCTTGATGAAGTGGAAAAAGAGTGCAGCTGGATGTATGAGACGATTCACACTATTGATGGCGTACCTCAGAAGTACATAGATGGAAGTGTCATAAAAGGAAGGATAAACTACACAGTGTGGTCGGATGTTTTTGTCTGTCCGAACTGCAGTGATGAGATAGTTTTTTGGGATATTGCAGTTAATAAAGAAGATGGCAAAGTGATGGATGAGTTTAAGTGTCCACACTGCGGTGCTGCTGTAAACAAGAAAAATCTCGATAAAGCATGGAAAACTGTATACGATAAGGCGTTGGATAAAGTGATAAATCAAGTAAAACAAGTTCCTGTCTTGATAAATTATACAGTAGACAATAAGAGATATGAAAAGAAACCTGATGAATTTGATATGGAGCTTATAGAAAAGATCGAAGAGATGGATATATCATACTGGTATCCGACAGATAGGATGCTGGATGGAGAAGAATCAAGGAGAAATGATAGAATTGGTATAACACATGTGCATCATTTTTACACAAAGAGAAATCTATGTGTTTTAAGTGCAATATATGATAGGATTAAAAGTTCAAGAAGTTTGTTTTTACATATATCTAAATTCATCTTTACTGCAATAGTTATTATGGCAACTAAAATGTCTAGATATGGTGAAAGAACGGGAAATGTATCAGGAACATTATATGTACCATCATTAATAAAAGAGCTAAATTTAATTGAGTATCTAAAAAGAAAATTATGGGGCGCTAAGGGGATATTAAAACCATTAGATAATATAAAAAAATTTAATCCAAATAATATTTGCTTGTATTTAGGTTCTACAATAAATACATTAATTAAACCTAACTCTGTTGACTATATATTTACAGATCCTCCATTTGGAGATAATCTTATGTACAGCGAGCTGAATTTTTTATGGGAATCATGGCTTAAAGTTTTTACAAACAATAAGACAGAGGCTATAATTAATAAAACGCAGAAGAAGGGGCTTCATGAGTATCAAGAGTTGATGGAGAAGTGCTTTTCAGAGATGTACAGGATATTAAAGCCAGGCAGATGGATGACTGTAGAGTTTCATAACTCAAAAAATGCTGTTTGGAATGCCATACAGGAAGCCATATTGAAAGCAGGCTTTGTCATAGCTAATGTTAGGACGCTTGACAAAAAACAAGGCTCTTTCAAGCAAGTTACGACAACGACTGCTGTAAAGCAGGATCTTGTTATATCGGCATATAAGCCAAAAGAAGGCTTTGTAAAGAGGTTTTTAAAAGAGGCTGGCACAGAAGAAGGTGTGTGGGATTTTGTAAGCCAGCACCTTGAGAAGCTTCCTATTACAATAGAAGTTGGTGACAGGCTTGATATCGTAGATGAGAGGCGTGATTATCTGCTTTATGACAGCATGATTGCTTTTCACATACAGAATGGCGCATCTATACCGATGGGATCATCTGACTTTTATGCTGGACTGAAGAAAAGGTACATAGAAAGAGACGGAATGTACTTTCTACCGGACCAAGCAGCGGTTTATGACTCAAAGCGAGCAAAGCTTGAGCTAAATGATCAGCTTTCATTCATCATAAAAGATGAAAAGATGGCAATACAGTGGCTAAAATATAAGCTTTTAAATAAGCCTATGACATATCAAGAACTACAGCCATTGTTTTTAGAAGAGCTTCATCAGGGAAAGCATGAAAACATACCAGAGCTTATAGACATACTTCAAGAAAATTTTTTGAAAGATGATGATGGCAGATGGTATGTGCCAGATGTCAATAGACAGTCAGACATGGAGAAATTAAGGGAGAAAAAACTCTTGAAGGATTTTGAAGAGTATAAAAATTCTAAAGGAAAGCTTAAGACATTTAGGTCCGAAGCTATAAGAGTAGGCTTTAAGGAATGCTGGAGAAATAAGGATTATGATACTATTGTAAATGTTGGCGAAAGGCTGCCTGAATCATTTTTGCAGGAAGACCAGACATTGCTGATGTACTATGATAATGCACAAACAAGGTTAGGTGTTTAA